The following are encoded in a window of Sphaerisporangium siamense genomic DNA:
- a CDS encoding 6-phosphofructokinase: MRIGVLTGGGDCPGLNAVIRAVVRKGVGVYGHEFVGFRDGWRGPLEGDTMPLEIQSVRGILPRGGTILGSSRTNPIKIEGGVDRIKANLASGGVDALIAIGGEDTLGVAKQLYDRGVNVVGVPKTIDNDLNATDYTFGFDTAVNIAMEAIDRLHTTAESHHRALICEVMGRHAGWIALHAGMAAGANVILIPEKPFDIDKVCEYVESRFKIRYSPIIVVAEGAHPIEGQLALQAGELDAFGHVRLGGIGEVLAREIEKRTGKEARTTVLGHVQRGGTPSAYDRVLATRFGLQAIDAVNDGDFGKMVALRGTDIVRVGLDAATSELKTVPASRYEEAEVFFG; the protein is encoded by the coding sequence ATGCGTATCGGAGTACTGACAGGGGGCGGCGACTGCCCCGGTCTCAACGCGGTCATCCGTGCCGTCGTCCGCAAGGGCGTGGGCGTCTACGGCCACGAGTTCGTCGGCTTCCGCGACGGGTGGCGTGGCCCGCTTGAGGGCGACACGATGCCGCTGGAGATCCAGAGCGTGCGCGGCATCCTCCCGCGCGGCGGCACCATCCTCGGCTCCTCGCGCACCAACCCCATCAAGATCGAGGGCGGCGTCGACCGCATCAAGGCGAACCTCGCCTCCGGCGGGGTGGACGCCCTCATCGCCATCGGCGGGGAGGACACGCTCGGCGTCGCCAAGCAGCTCTACGACCGGGGCGTCAACGTCGTCGGCGTGCCGAAGACCATCGACAACGACCTCAACGCCACCGACTACACCTTCGGCTTCGACACCGCGGTCAACATCGCCATGGAGGCCATCGACCGCCTGCACACGACGGCCGAGTCCCACCACCGCGCGCTGATCTGCGAGGTCATGGGCCGTCACGCGGGCTGGATCGCCCTGCACGCGGGCATGGCGGCCGGCGCCAACGTCATCCTCATCCCCGAGAAGCCGTTCGACATCGACAAGGTGTGCGAGTACGTCGAGAGCCGCTTCAAGATCAGGTACTCGCCGATCATCGTCGTCGCCGAGGGCGCCCACCCGATCGAGGGTCAGCTCGCCCTGCAGGCCGGCGAGCTCGACGCCTTCGGCCACGTCCGCCTCGGCGGCATCGGCGAGGTCCTCGCCCGTGAGATCGAGAAGCGCACCGGCAAGGAGGCCCGCACCACGGTCCTCGGCCACGTGCAGCGCGGCGGCACCCCGAGCGCCTACGATCGCGTGCTCGCCACCCGCTTCGGCCTCCAGGCCATCGACGCCGTCAACGACGGCGACTTCGGCAAGATGGTCGCGCTGCGCGGCACCGATATCGTCCGCGTCGGGCTGGACGCGGCGACCTCCGAGCTCAAGACCGTCCCGGCGTCCCGGTACGAGGAGGCCGAGGTCTTCTTCGGCTGA
- the aroF gene encoding 3-deoxy-7-phosphoheptulonate synthase yields the protein MVIVMSPGATRQDADGIVTLIAAAGGEAFVSRGVSRTIIGLVGDVTRFATLNLKSMPGVADVVRISTPYKLVSRENHPERSTVRVGGVPIGPGTLTLIAGPCAVETPEQTLEAALMARAAGAGLLRGGAYKPRTSPYAFQGLGEAGLRILADVRAETGLPIVTEVVDAHDVDLVASYADMLQVGTRNAQNFGLLQAVGAAGRPVMLKRGMSATIEEWLMAAEYIAQRGNLDIVLCERGIRTFETATRNTLDVSAVPVAQRLSHLPVIVDPSHSGGRRDLVMPLSRAAIAAGADGVIIDVHPHPERALCDGPQALVREDLEELATVIDTFAPLMNRLPATADLTPVA from the coding sequence ATGGTCATCGTCATGAGTCCCGGCGCCACCCGGCAGGACGCCGACGGCATCGTCACGCTGATCGCCGCGGCGGGCGGCGAGGCGTTCGTCAGCCGCGGCGTCAGCCGCACGATCATCGGGCTGGTCGGGGACGTCACCCGCTTCGCCACCCTCAACCTCAAGAGCATGCCCGGCGTCGCGGACGTCGTGCGCATCAGCACGCCCTACAAGCTCGTGAGCAGAGAGAACCACCCCGAACGCTCGACCGTGCGCGTGGGCGGCGTGCCGATCGGCCCCGGGACGCTCACGCTGATCGCCGGGCCGTGCGCGGTGGAGACCCCTGAGCAGACGCTGGAGGCGGCCCTGATGGCGCGGGCGGCCGGGGCGGGCCTGCTGCGCGGCGGCGCCTACAAGCCGCGCACCTCGCCGTACGCCTTCCAGGGGCTCGGCGAGGCCGGGCTGCGCATCCTGGCCGACGTGCGCGCCGAGACCGGGCTGCCGATCGTCACCGAGGTCGTGGACGCCCACGACGTCGACCTGGTCGCCTCCTACGCCGACATGCTGCAGGTCGGCACCCGCAACGCCCAGAACTTCGGGCTGCTGCAGGCGGTGGGCGCGGCCGGCAGGCCCGTCATGCTCAAGCGGGGCATGAGCGCCACCATCGAGGAGTGGCTCATGGCCGCCGAGTACATCGCCCAGCGCGGCAACCTGGACATCGTGCTCTGCGAGCGCGGCATCCGCACCTTCGAGACCGCCACCCGCAACACCCTCGACGTCTCCGCCGTCCCCGTGGCGCAGCGCCTCTCCCACCTCCCCGTCATCGTGGACCCCTCCCACTCGGGCGGGCGCCGCGACCTGGTGATGCCCCTCAGCCGCGCGGCCATCGCCGCCGGCGCCGACGGTGTGATCATCGACGTGCACCCCCACCCCGAACGCGCACTGTGCGACGGCCCCCAGGCACTGGTCCGTGAGGACCTGGAAGAACTCGCCACAGTGATCGACACCTTCGCCCCCCTCATGAACCGCCTCCCCGCCACCGCGGACCTGACCCCGGTCGCGTAG
- a CDS encoding bifunctional helix-turn-helix transcriptional regulator/GNAT family N-acetyltransferase, which produces MDDLVAEVRAFNRFYTRVIGVLGAGMHDTPYSLTEARVLFELRGREEMETGELRRLLGLDAGHLSRMLARFEDGGLVTRARSAADARKQVVRLAPHGADVSAALDAASASEVRGLLTPLTGDERRRLTSSMAAIRRILDGGPRREPYVIRPPRPGDLGWIVHRHGVLYAEEYGWDETFEASIADIVAGYVRDHDPKREACWIAEVEGEPAGSIMCVREDDRTARLRLLLVEPSTRGMGIGARLVEECLSFARRAGYTRIVLMTVEVLAAARRIYQRAGFELDEQHREHAHGAEITRQNWSRDL; this is translated from the coding sequence ATGGACGATCTCGTCGCCGAGGTCAGGGCGTTCAACCGCTTCTACACGCGCGTCATCGGCGTCCTCGGCGCGGGCATGCACGACACGCCGTACTCGCTGACCGAGGCCCGGGTGCTGTTCGAGCTGCGCGGCCGCGAAGAGATGGAGACCGGCGAGCTGCGGCGGCTGCTCGGCCTCGACGCCGGCCACCTGAGCAGGATGCTGGCCCGCTTCGAGGACGGCGGGCTCGTCACCCGCGCCCGCTCCGCCGCCGACGCCCGCAAGCAGGTCGTCCGCCTCGCCCCGCACGGCGCGGACGTCTCGGCGGCGCTCGACGCGGCCTCGGCCTCGGAGGTGCGGGGCCTGCTGACCCCCCTCACCGGGGATGAGCGGCGGCGGCTGACGTCCTCCATGGCCGCGATCCGGCGGATCCTCGACGGCGGCCCGCGCCGCGAGCCGTACGTGATCCGGCCGCCGCGCCCCGGCGACCTGGGCTGGATCGTCCACCGCCACGGCGTGCTGTACGCCGAGGAGTACGGCTGGGACGAGACCTTCGAGGCGAGTATCGCCGACATCGTCGCCGGATACGTCCGCGACCACGACCCCAAGCGCGAGGCGTGCTGGATCGCCGAGGTCGAAGGGGAGCCCGCCGGGTCCATCATGTGCGTCCGCGAGGACGACCGGACGGCGCGGCTCCGGCTGCTGCTGGTCGAGCCGTCCACCCGGGGCATGGGCATCGGCGCGCGGCTGGTCGAGGAGTGCCTGTCCTTCGCCCGGCGCGCCGGCTACACGCGGATCGTCCTCATGACCGTGGAGGTGCTGGCCGCCGCGCGCCGCATCTACCAGCGGGCAGGCTTCGAACTGGACGAGCAGCACCGCGAGCACGCGCACGGCGCAGAGATCACCCGCCAGAACTGGTCCCGAGACCTTTGA
- a CDS encoding lactonase family protein: MTSGTAGDVLYIGGYTPDTGGSGTGLTVVRRGDGALTALAEVAAPGPSFLALHPRLPVLYAVLEREEGGVAAYSADARGPRLLADHTSGGSYPCHLAVDPTGSWLAVANYGDGTVAIHRLGEAGLFDGPPRLFPHRGHGQDPARQAEPHAHQATFGPGRVLHVTDLGTDEVRRVILGTEPEPHPEGSAHLPPGSGPRHMVHHEGRWYVVGELDGMITVLDADWREVARVPASGTSGQNHPSHVEVSPDGRHLYVANRGPDTIAVFSLGGEAPSLVAESSAGGLWPRHFAVAGDRMYVANQRSDLVATLALRDGVPEVTGEEFKVGSPSSVLVARA, from the coding sequence ATGACTTCGGGGACTGCGGGCGACGTGCTCTACATCGGCGGCTACACACCCGACACCGGAGGGTCCGGCACCGGGCTCACGGTCGTCCGGCGCGGGGACGGAGCCCTGACCGCGCTGGCGGAGGTGGCCGCGCCCGGCCCCTCCTTCCTGGCGCTCCACCCTCGCCTGCCCGTCCTGTACGCGGTGCTGGAGCGCGAGGAGGGCGGGGTCGCCGCCTACTCCGCCGACGCCCGGGGCCCGCGCCTGCTCGCCGACCACACCAGCGGCGGCTCCTACCCCTGCCACCTCGCCGTGGACCCGACCGGCTCGTGGCTCGCGGTGGCCAACTACGGCGACGGCACCGTCGCGATCCACCGTCTCGGCGAGGCCGGGCTGTTCGACGGGCCGCCCCGGCTGTTCCCGCACCGGGGCCACGGGCAGGACCCGGCCCGGCAGGCCGAGCCGCACGCCCACCAGGCCACGTTCGGCCCCGGCCGGGTGCTGCACGTGACCGACCTCGGCACCGACGAGGTCCGCCGCGTCATCCTCGGCACGGAGCCCGAGCCGCACCCGGAGGGCTCCGCCCACCTGCCGCCCGGCAGCGGTCCCCGGCACATGGTCCACCACGAGGGCCGCTGGTACGTCGTCGGCGAGCTGGACGGCATGATCACCGTCCTGGACGCGGACTGGCGCGAGGTCGCCCGGGTGCCCGCCAGCGGCACCTCCGGCCAGAACCACCCCTCCCACGTCGAGGTCTCGCCCGACGGCCGTCACCTCTACGTCGCCAACCGCGGCCCCGACACGATCGCGGTGTTCTCGCTCGGCGGCGAGGCGCCGTCCCTGGTGGCCGAGTCCAGCGCGGGCGGCCTGTGGCCCCGCCACTTCGCCGTGGCCGGCGACCGCATGTACGTGGCCAACCAGCGCTCCGACCTGGTGGCCACGCTGGCGCTGCGCGACGGCGTCCCGGAGGTCACCGGCGAGGAGTTCAAGGTCGGCAGCCCGTCCAGCGTCCTGGTGGCGCGCGCCTGA
- the thiI gene encoding tRNA uracil 4-sulfurtransferase ThiI encodes MSVVPPSALGEPCVLLKLGEVVLKGRNRELFERRLQANIKSALKESGLRVDLRQRHGVIAILLPEGTSVEVADTVARRLTDVIGLVWIHRAWRVAKDPDAVTAAALELVAGRTEVIERRATFAVRSRRRDKRFPLRSNELDRLVGGEINDKYGLPVRLKNPELTVHIEVDRDEVFVFTDGMPGHGGLPVGISGRGLVLMSGGIDSPVAAYRMMRRGLDLDFLHFSGIPFTTSESIYKAYALVRALGKFQTRTRLFVVPFGKAQQSLRSSGADRLQVVAQRRLMLKTAEEVAHRLRRDVLVTGDSLGQVSSQTLQNLTALDDAVGMPILRPLIGMDKTEIMAEARRIGTLAISELPDEDCCTLLAPRRAETRAKIADLRQIEKRLDAEELAVQLAASIQEYKLEDPR; translated from the coding sequence ATGTCCGTCGTGCCCCCCTCAGCGCTGGGCGAGCCCTGCGTCCTGCTGAAGCTGGGCGAGGTCGTCCTCAAGGGCAGGAACCGCGAGCTGTTCGAGCGCCGCCTCCAAGCCAATATCAAGTCGGCGCTGAAGGAGTCCGGGCTTCGCGTGGACCTGCGCCAGCGGCACGGCGTCATCGCGATCCTGTTGCCCGAGGGCACGAGCGTGGAGGTCGCCGACACCGTCGCCCGGCGCCTCACCGACGTCATCGGCCTCGTGTGGATCCACCGCGCCTGGCGCGTCGCCAAGGACCCCGACGCCGTCACCGCCGCCGCGCTGGAGCTCGTCGCCGGGCGCACCGAGGTGATCGAGCGGCGCGCCACCTTCGCCGTGCGCTCCCGCCGCCGCGACAAGCGCTTCCCCCTGCGCTCCAACGAGCTCGACCGCCTCGTCGGCGGCGAGATCAACGACAAGTACGGGCTGCCGGTCCGGCTGAAGAACCCCGAGCTGACCGTGCACATCGAGGTCGACAGGGACGAGGTCTTCGTCTTCACCGACGGCATGCCCGGCCACGGCGGCCTGCCCGTGGGCATCAGCGGGCGTGGCCTCGTGCTGATGTCCGGCGGCATCGACTCGCCCGTGGCGGCCTACCGCATGATGCGCCGCGGCCTCGACCTGGACTTCCTGCACTTCTCCGGCATCCCCTTCACCACCTCGGAGTCGATCTACAAGGCGTACGCGCTGGTGCGGGCGCTCGGCAAGTTCCAGACGAGGACGCGGCTGTTCGTGGTGCCGTTCGGCAAGGCCCAGCAGTCCCTGCGCAGCTCCGGCGCCGACCGGCTGCAGGTCGTCGCCCAGCGCCGCCTGATGCTCAAGACCGCCGAGGAGGTCGCCCACCGGCTGCGGCGCGACGTGCTGGTCACCGGCGACTCGCTCGGCCAGGTCTCCTCCCAGACCCTGCAGAACCTCACCGCCCTGGACGACGCGGTGGGAATGCCGATCCTGCGTCCGCTCATCGGCATGGACAAGACCGAGATCATGGCGGAGGCCCGCCGCATCGGCACCCTCGCCATCTCCGAACTCCCCGACGAGGACTGCTGCACCCTCCTGGCCCCCCGCCGCGCCGAAACCCGCGCCAAGATCGCCGACCTCCGCCAAATAGAGAAGCGCCTGGACGCCGAAGAACTCGCCGTCCAACTCGCCGCCTCCATCCAGGAGTACAAACTCGAAGACCCACGCTGA